In Rhododendron vialii isolate Sample 1 chromosome 9a, ASM3025357v1, the following are encoded in one genomic region:
- the LOC131302030 gene encoding ENHANCER OF AG-4 protein 2 isoform X1 produces the protein MAPGRRRGAKGGKTKSALSLGDLVLAKVKGFPAWPAKISRPEDWQRAPDPKKYFVQFFGTEEIAFVAPADIQAFTSETKTKLLVRCQGKTVKYFAEAVKEICGAFEVLEQKDSSGLGDDTDRSARGSEVPSVDGVEGGAVEVYLKDGIQKDGTNGETEIRGGRGSGLERCSWKKHKTSSESARTSKGLVLASSPPNGSVPKEEICNVKQEDSVICPEDSKGGTPAVGLETNHNDGVCDAKGDGQKNKSSPLVGSVRAKHSVGGNNLLTNGHQLEKMMSGLKRNPKDEHAKNIIQRKSALGSSAKESSPDLKSDGNAVSRNKTKKMAKDGKDFGLANDGKKDAEGSLEEQAKDKLSGFKKGDHIGPAKRDSVINEVSHPAKRSKHADMNNGSKGSFHTTRKIDSRSPNVPVRKTENMELKPSTSHLKTENRTSSLVHTGSVPSNIPSDEEGLPPTKRRCRAFEATSDSAIITSDDRTEKFSGAMKDDLLYSDKIKSPVTQLHAKRRAVRLVDEDNEEEARTPIHGGSLSKIHASSGVSDCVTNADVKNEVSALGRPSGRDSSEVEVGHSKECFPSSKLLNESSSPHAEQHGEKRPKKALAANISHCPGKPELERASSKESKKPLTSPKKSPWSGATIKTLSETPNISRQSKVSGAGTQKKIQSGSGKAPSIVSDSLIHYHNQGTTQRSMSLSSGERSKSTMENSYFLGERMEAVGDDKTSSLIDLKTSDSATSIKHLIAAAQAKRRQAHSQNISHGNAGSLSAPSTEMSGRSPSPVASFQPFISGSSNHLQPDVQGYYPRTSMASPHGHLVSSNNQPDDEEFEEGRVSSGHRPAGGSLSGGTEAAVARDAFEGMIETLSRTKESIGRATRLAIDCAKYGIANEVVELLIRKLESEASFHRKVDLFFLVDSITQCSHSHKGIAGASYIPIVQAALPRLLGAAAPPGAAASENRRQCIKVLRLWLERKILPESLLRRYMDDIGVPNDDASAGFFLRRPSRAERAVDDPIREMEGMLVDEYGSNATFQLPGFLSSHAFEEDDEDDLPSCSYKEAAGGSPVESVPATGEGEACAVTPNDRRHFVLEDVDGELEMEDVSGHPKDERPSFVNGSFECASEWQGSDEILETDLNYSNELDPVHEGSPPLPFDSPPPTPPLPPSPPPPPSPAPPPPPSSSPPPPPPPPLPSLLNDSNPVPLPSSVPHPSLLPQPSLSPQPLVISQHIHVSQSSTPSSPKLTYQPPLPHEYSSTPSGNKLVQMTVNTPHGLHIDATIRNEMYAHQSSCFVAAGVGNNPHEPSGFTSSRPLDYGHHDSYLNSQPSQPIQPFQTGNAPLGQRPFHHAPPPRTPSSHYLYPASTVQQNPYPRPYSLLNLPDGPRRYVADEHWRISTGEFNTDKQRGVWMSGGRASSSGLGLPFAHEGYFRPPLERLPVKNVGFQPAAPSSLPAGVSVPVPGHTVSQLLPSRPDMTALNGWRPS, from the exons ATGGCTCCAGGGCGCAGACGAGGAGCGAAAGGAGGGAAGACGAAGAGCGCGTTGAGCCTGGGCGATCTGGTCCTCGCCAAGGTCAAGGGCTTCCCCGCGTGGCCTGCCAAG ATTAGCAGACCGGAAGATTGGCAGcgagctcctgaccccaagaaatattttgttcaattttttggaacAGAAGAAAT AGCTTTTGTTGCGCCTGCGGATATTCAAGCATTTACAAGTGAGACGAAGACTAAATTGTTAGTTCGATGCCAAGGGAAAACAGTCAAGTActttgctgaagctgtgaaggaaaTATGTGGAGCATTTGAAGTGTTGGAGCAGAAAGATTCTAGCGGTTTAGGAGATGATACTGACAGATCAGCCCGTGGGTCTGAGGTTCCATCTGTTGATGGGGTAGAAGGTGGTGCAGTAGAGGTTTACTTAAAAGATGGTATTCAGAAAGATGGAACAAATGGAGAAACAGAGATTAGGGGTGGTCGCGGTTCTGGGTTGGAGCGTTGCTCATGGAAAAAGCATAAAACGTCAAGTGAGAGTGCTCGCACATCTAAAGGGTTAGTGTTAGCATCCAGTCCACCTAATGGATCTGTCCCCAAGGAAGAAATCTGCAATGTCAAACAAGAAGATAGTGTTATTTGCCCCGAAGATTCTAAAGGAGGGACACCTGCTGTAGGCTTGGAAACTAATCATAATGATGGTGTATGCGATGCAAAAGGAGATGGCCAAAAGAATAAATCTTCACCATTGGTTGGATCAGTTCGTGCTAAGCACTCTGTTGGTGGCAATAACTTGCTGACAAATGGTCACCAGTTGGAGAAAATGATGAGCGGTTTGAAGAGGAATCCCAAAGATGAGCATGCCAAAAACATAATTCAAAGAAAAAGTGCTTTGGGTAGCAGCGCAAAGGAATCATCCCCAGATCTTAAATCAGATGGAAATGCTGTTAGtcgaaataaaacaaaaaagatggcGAAAGATGGGAAAGATTTTGGGTTAGCAAATGATGGGAAGAAGGATGCTGAAGGCAGTCTTGAGGAGCAGGCCAAGGACAAACTTTCTGGATTTAAAAAGGGGGATCACATTGGACCTGCAAAGCGTGATTCAGTAATTAATGAAGTTTCACATCCTGCCAAAAGGTCTAAACATGCAGATATGAATAATGGCTCCAAGGGATCATTTCATACTACCAGAAAAATTGATTCTCGGAGTCCTAATGTTCCCGTGAGAAAAACAGAGAATATGGAGCTTAAACCGTCTACATCCCATTTGAAAACTGAAAATCGTACATCATCACTAGTGCACACAGGTAGTGTGCCTTCCAACATTCCTTCTGATGAAGAAGGTCTGCCACCGACGAAGCGCCGATGCAGGGCATTTGAGGCAACGTCTGATTCTGCTATTATAACTTCTGACGATAGAACAGAGAAATTTTCTGGTGCCATGAAAGATGATCTGTTGTATTCTGATAAAATTAAATCTCCAGTTACTCAGTTGCACGCTAAGCGGAGAGCTGTTCGCCTAGTTGATGAAGATAATGAAGAGGAGGCCAGAACTCCAATTCATGGGGGATCTTTAAGCAAGATTCATGCTTCTTCAGGTGTTTCTGATTGTGTGACGAATGCTGATGTAAAAAATGAAGTTTCTGCTCTTGGTCGACCTAGCGGAAGGGATTCTAGTGAAGTTGAAGTTGGCCATTCGAAGGAATGCTTCCCTTCTTCGAAGCTGCTAAATGAATCTTCGTCACCCCATGCTGAGCAACATGGAgagaaaaggccaaaaaaggCACTTGCTGCTAATATCTCCCATTGTCCTGGGAAACCTGAATTGGAGAGAGCATCTTCCAAGGAGTCCAAAAAACCTTTGACTTCGCCGAAAAAGTCTCCTTGGTCTGGTGCTACTATCAAAACATTGTCAGAAACACCAAACATCAGTAGACAATCAAAAGTATCTGGTGCTGGTACTCAGAAGAAAATTCAATCAGGTTCTGGTAAAGCCCCTAGTATTGTTTCTGATAGCTTGATTCATTATCATAATCAAGGGACAACTCAAAGAAGTATGTCATTATCTTCTGGAGAAAGATCAAAAAGTACAATGGAGAATAGTTACTTTCTTGGTGAAAG AATGGAAGCTGTTGGAGACGATAAAACGAGttcattgattgatttgaagACCTCAGATTCTGCAACGTCTATTAAGCATTTAATTGCTGCAGCTCAGGCAAAAAGGAGACAAGCTCATTCACAAAATATTTCGCATGGCAATGCCGGTTCTCTTTCGGCACCCTCTACTGAGATGTCCGGGAGGAGCCCCAGTCCTGTAGCTTCTTTCCAGCCCTTCATATCAGGCTCCAGTAACCATTTGCAGCCAGATGTACAGGGATATTATCCTCGCACATCTATGGCTTCTCCCCATGGTCACCTGGTTTCGTCAAATAATCAACCTGATGATGAAGAATTTGAGGAGGGAAGAGTGAGTTCTGGACACCGGCCTGCGGGGGGTTCTCTCAGTGGTGGTACCGAGGCAGCTGTTGCTCGTGATGCTTTTGAAGGGATGATTGAGACACTATCAAGGACGAAAGAAAGCATTGGACGTGCAACTCGTCTGGCTATTGATTGTGCAAAGTATGGCATTGCCAACGAG GTTGTAGAACTTCTCATTCGAAAGTTGGAAAGTGAGGCTAGCTTTCATCGCAAAGTGGACCTGTTTTTCCTGGTGGACTCTATTACCCAGTGCTCACACAGTCATAAAG GCATAGCAGGAGCATCATACATTCCCATAGTTCAAGCAGCATTGCCTCGCCTTTTAGGAGCTGCTGCTCCTCCTGGTGCTGCTGCTTCTGAAAATCGCCGTCAATGCATCAAG GTTCTACGATTATGGCTTGAGAGGAAAATCTTACCCGAGTCTCTTCTTCGCCGTTATATGGATGACATTGGAGTTCCAAATGACGATGCATCTGCCGGTTTTTTCCTTAGGCGCCCATCTCGAGCGGAACGTGCTGTAGATGATCCAATTAGAGAAATGGAAGGCATGCTTGTTGACGAGTATGGGAG CAATGCTACATTTCAGTTGCCTGGCTTCTTATCTTCTCATGCGTTTGAAGAAGATGACGAAGATGATCTTCCAAGTTGTTCGTATAAGGAAGCTGCTGGTGGATCACCAGTGGAATCAGTACCAGCTACAGGAGAGGGTGAAGCATGTGCAGTCACTCCAAATGACAGACGGCATTTTGTGTTAGAGGATGTGGATGGTGAACTCGAAATGGAAGATGTATCTGGGCACCCCAAGGATGAAAGACCCTCGTTTGTGAATGGTTCATTTGAGTGTGCCTCGGAATGGCAAGGTTCAGATGAGATTTTGGAAACAGATTTGAACTATTCTAATGAGTTGGACCCTGTTCACGAGGGTTCTCCGCCATTACCTTTCGATTCCCCTCCTCCAACACCACCTCTGCCTccttcaccaccacctccaccatccCCAGCCCCCCCTCCGCCTccatcatcatcaccaccaccaccaccgccacctccTCTTCCTTCGTTGTTAAATGACTCAAATCCAGTTCCTCTGCCATCGTCCGTTCCTCACCCATCATTGCTTCCTCAACCATCATTATCACCTCAACCTTTAGTCATTTCGCAGCACATTCATGTGTCTCAGTCATCAACACCATCTTCACCGAAATTGACTTACCAACCACCTCTACCGCATGAATACAGCAGCACACCAAGT GGGAACAAGCTTGTCCAAATGACAGTGAATACTCCTCACGGGCTTCATATTGATGCCACTATCAGAAATGAAATGTATGCCCATCAATCATCTTGCTTTGTGGCAGCAGGAGTGGGCAACAACCCACATGAACCTTCCGGATTTACTTCCTCAAGGCCATTAGATTATGGACATCATGACTCATATCTTAATTCCCAACCTTCTCAACCCATTCAACCATTTCAAACAGGTAATGCTCCTCTTGGACAAAGACCTTTCCATCATGCGCCACCTCCTCGAACCCCATCCAGTCATTATTTGTATCCAGCTTCAACAGTCCAGCAAAATCCTTATCCCCGGCCATACTCATTGCTGAACCTTCCTGATGGTCCAAGGCGATATGTGGCTGATGAACACTGGAGGATTTCCACAGGTGAGTTCAACACAGATAAACAGCGAGGTGTGTGGATGAGTGGAGGCAGAGCATCAAGTTCAGGGCTGGGGCTACCGTTTGCCCATGAAG GTTATTTTCGGCCTCCTCTTGAAAGGCTACCTGTGAAGAATGTTGGTTTTCAGCCAGCTGCCCCAAGTTCACTGCCAGCTGGAGTTTCAGTTCCAGTTCCAG GTCACACTGTCTCTCAATTGTTGCCTAGTAGACCAGATATGACAGCTCTTAATGGTTGGAGGCCTTCTTAA
- the LOC131302030 gene encoding ENHANCER OF AG-4 protein 2 isoform X2 has protein sequence MMSGLKRNPKDEHAKNIIQRKSALGSSAKESSPDLKSDGNAVSRNKTKKMAKDGKDFGLANDGKKDAEGSLEEQAKDKLSGFKKGDHIGPAKRDSVINEVSHPAKRSKHADMNNGSKGSFHTTRKIDSRSPNVPVRKTENMELKPSTSHLKTENRTSSLVHTGSVPSNIPSDEEGLPPTKRRCRAFEATSDSAIITSDDRTEKFSGAMKDDLLYSDKIKSPVTQLHAKRRAVRLVDEDNEEEARTPIHGGSLSKIHASSGVSDCVTNADVKNEVSALGRPSGRDSSEVEVGHSKECFPSSKLLNESSSPHAEQHGEKRPKKALAANISHCPGKPELERASSKESKKPLTSPKKSPWSGATIKTLSETPNISRQSKVSGAGTQKKIQSGSGKAPSIVSDSLIHYHNQGTTQRSMSLSSGERSKSTMENSYFLGERMEAVGDDKTSSLIDLKTSDSATSIKHLIAAAQAKRRQAHSQNISHGNAGSLSAPSTEMSGRSPSPVASFQPFISGSSNHLQPDVQGYYPRTSMASPHGHLVSSNNQPDDEEFEEGRVSSGHRPAGGSLSGGTEAAVARDAFEGMIETLSRTKESIGRATRLAIDCAKYGIANEVVELLIRKLESEASFHRKVDLFFLVDSITQCSHSHKGIAGASYIPIVQAALPRLLGAAAPPGAAASENRRQCIKVLRLWLERKILPESLLRRYMDDIGVPNDDASAGFFLRRPSRAERAVDDPIREMEGMLVDEYGSNATFQLPGFLSSHAFEEDDEDDLPSCSYKEAAGGSPVESVPATGEGEACAVTPNDRRHFVLEDVDGELEMEDVSGHPKDERPSFVNGSFECASEWQGSDEILETDLNYSNELDPVHEGSPPLPFDSPPPTPPLPPSPPPPPSPAPPPPPSSSPPPPPPPPLPSLLNDSNPVPLPSSVPHPSLLPQPSLSPQPLVISQHIHVSQSSTPSSPKLTYQPPLPHEYSSTPSGNKLVQMTVNTPHGLHIDATIRNEMYAHQSSCFVAAGVGNNPHEPSGFTSSRPLDYGHHDSYLNSQPSQPIQPFQTGNAPLGQRPFHHAPPPRTPSSHYLYPASTVQQNPYPRPYSLLNLPDGPRRYVADEHWRISTGEFNTDKQRGVWMSGGRASSSGLGLPFAHEGYFRPPLERLPVKNVGFQPAAPSSLPAGVSVPVPGHTVSQLLPSRPDMTALNGWRPS, from the exons ATGATGAGCGGTTTGAAGAGGAATCCCAAAGATGAGCATGCCAAAAACATAATTCAAAGAAAAAGTGCTTTGGGTAGCAGCGCAAAGGAATCATCCCCAGATCTTAAATCAGATGGAAATGCTGTTAGtcgaaataaaacaaaaaagatggcGAAAGATGGGAAAGATTTTGGGTTAGCAAATGATGGGAAGAAGGATGCTGAAGGCAGTCTTGAGGAGCAGGCCAAGGACAAACTTTCTGGATTTAAAAAGGGGGATCACATTGGACCTGCAAAGCGTGATTCAGTAATTAATGAAGTTTCACATCCTGCCAAAAGGTCTAAACATGCAGATATGAATAATGGCTCCAAGGGATCATTTCATACTACCAGAAAAATTGATTCTCGGAGTCCTAATGTTCCCGTGAGAAAAACAGAGAATATGGAGCTTAAACCGTCTACATCCCATTTGAAAACTGAAAATCGTACATCATCACTAGTGCACACAGGTAGTGTGCCTTCCAACATTCCTTCTGATGAAGAAGGTCTGCCACCGACGAAGCGCCGATGCAGGGCATTTGAGGCAACGTCTGATTCTGCTATTATAACTTCTGACGATAGAACAGAGAAATTTTCTGGTGCCATGAAAGATGATCTGTTGTATTCTGATAAAATTAAATCTCCAGTTACTCAGTTGCACGCTAAGCGGAGAGCTGTTCGCCTAGTTGATGAAGATAATGAAGAGGAGGCCAGAACTCCAATTCATGGGGGATCTTTAAGCAAGATTCATGCTTCTTCAGGTGTTTCTGATTGTGTGACGAATGCTGATGTAAAAAATGAAGTTTCTGCTCTTGGTCGACCTAGCGGAAGGGATTCTAGTGAAGTTGAAGTTGGCCATTCGAAGGAATGCTTCCCTTCTTCGAAGCTGCTAAATGAATCTTCGTCACCCCATGCTGAGCAACATGGAgagaaaaggccaaaaaaggCACTTGCTGCTAATATCTCCCATTGTCCTGGGAAACCTGAATTGGAGAGAGCATCTTCCAAGGAGTCCAAAAAACCTTTGACTTCGCCGAAAAAGTCTCCTTGGTCTGGTGCTACTATCAAAACATTGTCAGAAACACCAAACATCAGTAGACAATCAAAAGTATCTGGTGCTGGTACTCAGAAGAAAATTCAATCAGGTTCTGGTAAAGCCCCTAGTATTGTTTCTGATAGCTTGATTCATTATCATAATCAAGGGACAACTCAAAGAAGTATGTCATTATCTTCTGGAGAAAGATCAAAAAGTACAATGGAGAATAGTTACTTTCTTGGTGAAAG AATGGAAGCTGTTGGAGACGATAAAACGAGttcattgattgatttgaagACCTCAGATTCTGCAACGTCTATTAAGCATTTAATTGCTGCAGCTCAGGCAAAAAGGAGACAAGCTCATTCACAAAATATTTCGCATGGCAATGCCGGTTCTCTTTCGGCACCCTCTACTGAGATGTCCGGGAGGAGCCCCAGTCCTGTAGCTTCTTTCCAGCCCTTCATATCAGGCTCCAGTAACCATTTGCAGCCAGATGTACAGGGATATTATCCTCGCACATCTATGGCTTCTCCCCATGGTCACCTGGTTTCGTCAAATAATCAACCTGATGATGAAGAATTTGAGGAGGGAAGAGTGAGTTCTGGACACCGGCCTGCGGGGGGTTCTCTCAGTGGTGGTACCGAGGCAGCTGTTGCTCGTGATGCTTTTGAAGGGATGATTGAGACACTATCAAGGACGAAAGAAAGCATTGGACGTGCAACTCGTCTGGCTATTGATTGTGCAAAGTATGGCATTGCCAACGAG GTTGTAGAACTTCTCATTCGAAAGTTGGAAAGTGAGGCTAGCTTTCATCGCAAAGTGGACCTGTTTTTCCTGGTGGACTCTATTACCCAGTGCTCACACAGTCATAAAG GCATAGCAGGAGCATCATACATTCCCATAGTTCAAGCAGCATTGCCTCGCCTTTTAGGAGCTGCTGCTCCTCCTGGTGCTGCTGCTTCTGAAAATCGCCGTCAATGCATCAAG GTTCTACGATTATGGCTTGAGAGGAAAATCTTACCCGAGTCTCTTCTTCGCCGTTATATGGATGACATTGGAGTTCCAAATGACGATGCATCTGCCGGTTTTTTCCTTAGGCGCCCATCTCGAGCGGAACGTGCTGTAGATGATCCAATTAGAGAAATGGAAGGCATGCTTGTTGACGAGTATGGGAG CAATGCTACATTTCAGTTGCCTGGCTTCTTATCTTCTCATGCGTTTGAAGAAGATGACGAAGATGATCTTCCAAGTTGTTCGTATAAGGAAGCTGCTGGTGGATCACCAGTGGAATCAGTACCAGCTACAGGAGAGGGTGAAGCATGTGCAGTCACTCCAAATGACAGACGGCATTTTGTGTTAGAGGATGTGGATGGTGAACTCGAAATGGAAGATGTATCTGGGCACCCCAAGGATGAAAGACCCTCGTTTGTGAATGGTTCATTTGAGTGTGCCTCGGAATGGCAAGGTTCAGATGAGATTTTGGAAACAGATTTGAACTATTCTAATGAGTTGGACCCTGTTCACGAGGGTTCTCCGCCATTACCTTTCGATTCCCCTCCTCCAACACCACCTCTGCCTccttcaccaccacctccaccatccCCAGCCCCCCCTCCGCCTccatcatcatcaccaccaccaccaccgccacctccTCTTCCTTCGTTGTTAAATGACTCAAATCCAGTTCCTCTGCCATCGTCCGTTCCTCACCCATCATTGCTTCCTCAACCATCATTATCACCTCAACCTTTAGTCATTTCGCAGCACATTCATGTGTCTCAGTCATCAACACCATCTTCACCGAAATTGACTTACCAACCACCTCTACCGCATGAATACAGCAGCACACCAAGT GGGAACAAGCTTGTCCAAATGACAGTGAATACTCCTCACGGGCTTCATATTGATGCCACTATCAGAAATGAAATGTATGCCCATCAATCATCTTGCTTTGTGGCAGCAGGAGTGGGCAACAACCCACATGAACCTTCCGGATTTACTTCCTCAAGGCCATTAGATTATGGACATCATGACTCATATCTTAATTCCCAACCTTCTCAACCCATTCAACCATTTCAAACAGGTAATGCTCCTCTTGGACAAAGACCTTTCCATCATGCGCCACCTCCTCGAACCCCATCCAGTCATTATTTGTATCCAGCTTCAACAGTCCAGCAAAATCCTTATCCCCGGCCATACTCATTGCTGAACCTTCCTGATGGTCCAAGGCGATATGTGGCTGATGAACACTGGAGGATTTCCACAGGTGAGTTCAACACAGATAAACAGCGAGGTGTGTGGATGAGTGGAGGCAGAGCATCAAGTTCAGGGCTGGGGCTACCGTTTGCCCATGAAG GTTATTTTCGGCCTCCTCTTGAAAGGCTACCTGTGAAGAATGTTGGTTTTCAGCCAGCTGCCCCAAGTTCACTGCCAGCTGGAGTTTCAGTTCCAGTTCCAG GTCACACTGTCTCTCAATTGTTGCCTAGTAGACCAGATATGACAGCTCTTAATGGTTGGAGGCCTTCTTAA